From Enterococcus mundtii, the proteins below share one genomic window:
- the atpH gene encoding ATP synthase F1 subunit delta: MKLDKYTVGRRYGKALFELAIDSNNTEEIYQELLSLRKIYADVPELGSILSDVRLEPHEKRLIMDKLVSGYQGIVKNFLEVVFMYNRMNDLPLMIDEYEHRYNENNGLLLGSVTTAVPLSAEQLTRLEENVAKTMNYQTVELKQQVDSTIIGGAIVEADHQVIDGSIRTQLEKLRNQLNR; the protein is encoded by the coding sequence ATGAAACTAGATAAATATACAGTAGGTAGACGTTACGGAAAAGCATTATTTGAACTGGCGATCGATTCAAATAATACAGAAGAAATTTACCAAGAACTTCTTAGTCTACGTAAAATCTATGCGGATGTTCCTGAATTAGGGAGTATCCTTAGTGATGTTCGGTTGGAACCGCATGAAAAGCGATTGATCATGGACAAATTAGTCAGTGGTTATCAAGGAATCGTAAAAAACTTTTTAGAAGTCGTGTTCATGTACAATCGGATGAACGATCTACCTTTGATGATCGACGAATATGAACATCGTTACAATGAAAATAATGGTTTGTTACTAGGAAGTGTGACTACAGCAGTCCCACTTTCAGCGGAACAATTGACTAGACTTGAAGAAAATGTCGCTAAAACAATGAACTATCAAACGGTCGAATTGAAGCAACAAGTTGATTCTACGATCATTGGTGGGGCAATTGTAGAAGCAGATCATCAAGTGATCGACGGAAGCATTCGGACGCAGTTGGAAAAATTGCGTAATCAATTAAATAGATAG